A genomic window from Chlorobium phaeobacteroides DSM 266 includes:
- a CDS encoding alpha-amylase family glycosyl hydrolase → MTSNNYQPAPPGKEHFYLNRQARELFKQRDPEFLVLFDRSGDSLAHAREQTAIINSFLKKKKGDQAKLILPAQFHGMKLLHEVFHALIAQSVASRKPDFFKTVDDNFHRELSQNRANEYEKRFLDDFPPDALFRGVQSTEEYLSIPEKREQLIEESFLVWLNNQNPALGQFEDLITDRNLVKDDAYLQLIRSLKGSIHDMGAVGPGDIDLLELLWLPIRHSPDSILEQLRYIRLHWADLLEDSPFWSLLADAIILIQDEDRYIFVEQLSKHQDSRHPDFWMEKETHVPDYGDPGEAGAHYSADSSWMPEVVMLAKSTYVWLDQLSKIYHRHIARLQDIPDRELDLLSERGFTALWLIGLWQRSEASETIKRIQGNPEAKASAYALEQYNISRDIGGYEGYLDLRNRAMQRGIRLASDMVPNHTGIDSELVRNNPDWFLSASSAPYVNYSYNGPNLSSDARYGIFLEDGYWNRSDAAVTFKRVDYLNGDTRYIYHGNDGTTMPWNDTAQLDFLSAEVREGVIQQILHVARMFPIIRFDAAMVLAKRHIQRLWYPLHGQTAGVPSRSSFSMSMEEFNAAIPEEFWREVVDRIQAEVPGTLLLAEAFWMLEGYFVRTLGMHRVYNSAFMHMLKKEDNASYRYLIKNTLEFDAEILKRYVNFMNNPDEDTAIAQFGRGDKYFGVCMMMITMPGLPMLGHGQVEGFTEKYGMEYAKAYYDEQPDQHLVDRHYREIFPVMKKRPLFAEVENFFLYDVYSPEGSVNENIFAYSNRLGEEKALVIFNNCAVQAAGWVSTSVGYRKGDEIRQTSLADGLFLSREDNLYVIFRDQCSGMEFIRSNRIIAEQGLFVALEGYRYNLFLDFREVKPSRLTPYDRLCAELNGNGTASIEHDVLFMSLEPLHRLLSEFLAPDNLAPLHGTTENELIFPVFKTMIATLLQEVAVKYGNLLEKPVDVPATLADETVSRFRHACQMVEEMANLPESDRFNAALGTTEREKSGFSTILLHWLALDSLQEMLRANELLSSNLIDDWLMSNTLQQLYSQKGLNGIPGDNIPDLLYCLLSEKPATLPADEESALYALLALLDASHSEHVARILQFENRHEKTWFREHRFSVLAAWLSVEAMLKKENLPVEQESGKTEHPVAGWVAAARKLDMQAFLSGYEMGALLRQKA, encoded by the coding sequence ATGACAAGCAATAACTATCAGCCCGCTCCGCCCGGAAAAGAACATTTTTATCTGAACCGTCAGGCAAGAGAACTCTTCAAGCAGCGTGACCCCGAATTTCTTGTTCTCTTCGACCGTTCGGGAGATAGTCTGGCACATGCCAGAGAACAGACCGCAATCATCAACAGTTTCCTGAAGAAAAAGAAAGGTGATCAGGCAAAACTGATACTCCCGGCACAGTTTCATGGCATGAAACTGCTTCACGAGGTATTTCATGCACTTATTGCGCAATCGGTTGCCAGTCGAAAGCCGGATTTTTTTAAAACCGTGGACGACAACTTCCATCGCGAACTCTCACAAAACCGGGCCAATGAGTACGAAAAAAGGTTTCTCGATGATTTCCCTCCCGACGCTCTCTTTCGCGGCGTTCAGTCAACCGAAGAGTACCTTTCGATTCCGGAAAAGAGAGAGCAACTGATCGAGGAGTCTTTTCTGGTATGGTTGAATAATCAGAATCCCGCCCTTGGCCAGTTTGAAGATCTTATCACCGACAGGAACCTTGTAAAGGACGATGCCTATCTCCAGCTTATCCGCTCTCTCAAGGGCTCAATTCACGATATGGGAGCAGTTGGCCCCGGCGATATTGATCTCCTTGAACTTCTCTGGCTTCCGATCAGGCATTCGCCCGATTCGATCCTTGAACAGCTCCGTTATATCAGGCTTCACTGGGCGGACTTGCTTGAAGATTCGCCGTTCTGGTCGCTGCTTGCCGATGCCATTATCCTGATCCAGGATGAGGATCGCTATATTTTTGTTGAGCAGCTTTCAAAACATCAGGACTCCCGCCATCCGGATTTCTGGATGGAAAAAGAGACCCATGTGCCCGACTACGGCGATCCCGGCGAGGCAGGAGCACACTATTCAGCAGATTCATCATGGATGCCTGAGGTGGTCATGCTGGCAAAAAGTACCTATGTATGGCTCGACCAGCTCAGTAAAATCTATCATCGCCATATCGCGAGGCTTCAGGATATTCCCGACAGGGAACTTGATCTTCTCAGTGAACGAGGATTCACTGCGCTCTGGCTTATCGGACTCTGGCAGCGAAGCGAGGCATCTGAAACCATCAAGCGCATCCAGGGAAACCCTGAAGCAAAAGCTTCGGCATATGCCCTTGAACAATACAATATCTCACGGGATATCGGCGGTTACGAGGGTTATCTTGATCTCCGCAACCGGGCGATGCAACGAGGTATACGGCTTGCAAGCGATATGGTTCCGAACCATACCGGCATTGATTCGGAACTGGTAAGGAACAACCCTGACTGGTTCCTCTCTGCCTCCTCGGCACCTTATGTCAACTACTCCTATAACGGCCCTAACCTTTCGAGTGATGCCCGCTACGGCATTTTCCTTGAAGATGGCTACTGGAACAGAAGCGATGCCGCGGTCACCTTCAAGCGTGTTGATTATCTGAATGGCGATACCCGCTATATCTATCATGGCAATGACGGAACGACAATGCCATGGAACGATACCGCTCAGCTTGACTTTCTGAGTGCAGAAGTCCGCGAGGGTGTTATCCAGCAGATTCTTCATGTCGCAAGGATGTTTCCGATTATCCGCTTTGATGCGGCAATGGTTCTGGCTAAACGGCACATTCAGCGTCTCTGGTACCCGCTCCACGGTCAAACCGCAGGGGTGCCGTCGCGCTCTTCCTTTTCGATGAGCATGGAGGAGTTCAACGCAGCCATACCTGAAGAGTTCTGGCGGGAGGTTGTCGACCGCATTCAGGCGGAGGTTCCCGGTACGTTGCTGCTTGCCGAAGCCTTCTGGATGCTTGAGGGATATTTTGTCAGAACCCTCGGCATGCACAGAGTATACAACAGCGCTTTCATGCATATGCTGAAAAAAGAAGATAACGCCAGTTACCGCTACCTGATCAAAAATACTCTCGAATTCGATGCGGAAATTCTCAAGCGATATGTCAACTTCATGAACAATCCGGACGAGGATACCGCCATTGCCCAGTTCGGCAGGGGCGACAAGTATTTCGGAGTCTGCATGATGATGATTACAATGCCGGGTCTTCCCATGCTCGGACACGGACAGGTTGAGGGCTTTACCGAGAAGTACGGAATGGAATATGCCAAAGCCTATTATGACGAGCAGCCCGACCAGCATCTCGTAGATCGCCACTACCGGGAAATTTTTCCCGTCATGAAAAAGCGGCCGCTTTTTGCCGAGGTTGAAAACTTCTTTCTCTACGACGTCTACTCCCCTGAAGGGAGCGTCAACGAAAATATTTTCGCATACTCAAACCGGCTCGGCGAGGAAAAAGCACTTGTTATCTTCAATAATTGCGCAGTACAGGCTGCCGGCTGGGTCAGTACTTCCGTCGGCTACCGGAAGGGGGATGAAATCCGCCAGACCTCCCTTGCCGATGGCCTCTTTCTCAGCAGAGAGGATAATCTGTATGTGATCTTCAGGGATCAATGTTCAGGTATGGAGTTTATCCGCTCAAACAGGATCATTGCAGAACAGGGGCTGTTTGTCGCTCTCGAAGGGTACCGATACAATCTCTTTCTTGATTTCAGAGAGGTCAAACCCTCAAGACTCACCCCCTACGACAGGTTGTGCGCCGAACTCAACGGAAACGGTACCGCGTCAATAGAGCATGACGTCCTCTTCATGAGCCTTGAGCCGCTTCACCGTCTCTTATCGGAATTTCTCGCGCCTGACAACCTTGCTCCGTTGCACGGGACAACCGAAAACGAGTTAATCTTTCCGGTTTTCAAAACCATGATTGCCACACTGCTGCAAGAGGTTGCCGTGAAGTATGGCAACCTCCTGGAGAAACCGGTTGATGTGCCTGCGACTCTTGCGGACGAAACCGTATCACGTTTCCGTCATGCCTGCCAGATGGTCGAAGAGATGGCAAATCTGCCCGAAAGTGACCGATTCAATGCGGCCCTCGGGACCACAGAGAGAGAGAAATCAGGCTTTTCCACCATCCTGCTGCACTGGCTTGCGCTCGACTCGCTGCAGGAGATGCTTCGCGCCAACGAGCTCTTGAGCTCGAATCTGATCGATGACTGGCTGATGAGTAACACACTTCAGCAACTTTACAGTCAAAAGGGTCTGAACGGCATTCCCGGTGATAACATCCCTGATCTCCTCTACTGCCTGCTTTCAGAAAAACCTGCAACGCTGCCTGCCGACGAAGAGTCTGCTCTCTACGCCCTGCTGGCGCTCCTCGATGCATCGCACAGTGAACATGTAGCCCGCATTCTTCAGTTTGAAAACCGGCATGAAAAAACATGGTTCCGCGAACACCGGTTCAGCGTGCTTGCAGCAT